The DNA region CTACCTGTTCGTCCTCAAGCGATATTTCGACGGGATTCCCGGGTCGGTTCTCACCGTCCTCGTCAACGTCGCGGCCGTCGCGTGGTATCTCCCGGTCGTTCTCACATCGGTGTCGCCCTCGGAGATGCCGTCACTCCCGTCTCTGGGCTTCGACGCGCTCGCCGTCGTCGTCGGGACGGTCTGTGCGACCGGTGCCGCGTTCCTGGTTTTCCTCCGGGCGCTCGACGCGGGCGATGTCTCCTACGTCGCGCCGATAAACAAGGTCGTTCCGGTGTTCGTCCTCCCGATAGAGATACTGCTGCTGCACGAGCGACTCGCTCCCGTACAGATACTCGGCGTCGTCGTCGCGACGCTGGCGGTCTACGTCGCCAACTACCGGGGCGGGCGTCTCGCCGACCCGATACGGGCCGCGTCGTCGTCGACGGCGGCGCAGCTCGCGCTGGTGAGCGCCGCCTGCTACGCGGTCAGCGACGTTGGCAAACGAGTCGCGCTCCAGGAGCTGAGCCTCCAGCCACAGCTCTGGGTGGTGATCCTCCTGAGCGGCGTCACCGTCGTCGTCCTCCCCTTTGCGGTCCGGTCGTGGCCCGGCGACGTGTTCACGCGGCGGACGCTCGGCGAACTCGCCGTTGGCGGCTTCCTCGTCGCGCTCGGCGAGCACGTCACGTCGCTGGCGTTCGCGGCGGTCCCGGCGAGCATCGCCTCGCCCATCATCAACACGCAGGCGGTCGTCGCCGTCGTCCTCGGCGGCGTGCTCCTCC from Haloprofundus halobius includes:
- a CDS encoding DMT family transporter; the protein is MNSGISYSLVAAVVWGVYLFVLKRYFDGIPGSVLTVLVNVAAVAWYLPVVLTSVSPSEMPSLPSLGFDALAVVVGTVCATGAAFLVFLRALDAGDVSYVAPINKVVPVFVLPIEILLLHERLAPVQILGVVVATLAVYVANYRGGRLADPIRAASSSTAAQLALVSAACYAVSDVGKRVALQELSLQPQLWVVILLSGVTVVVLPFAVRSWPGDVFTRRTLGELAVGGFLVALGEHVTSLAFAAVPASIASPIINTQAVVAVVLGGVLLREEFFGTRLVAAALAVCGVGLIALDSANLNAVLGWF